The segment aaggccatacaggccaactcacctaaaatggccgcctggtttcaaaaggctcacatgggccacaccctccacttaaatacatcctggatttcttctttgcttcttccaaaagtctgtttaccctaagtgctccccctgctgggcccccagctgctattgcttcttctaatccaaatccactgactggactttactgcctcatctgacacttccttcactattttcctcacactctgtccacttacacccagctccctcagcaatgagacaacagactttgcaacaaatcctctacatcctacttccactggacagattctaaccttccatcctcgctgctctgcttctgcccccaactccacatacctaagctgaAGAATAAGTTTGTTATATTCTGTGGGTTTTTTCTGTTCAGCTCTGACTTTAATGTGAAAAGAATCATTCAAACAGCGTTTCAACCATCTGTCTTTGATGTGCAAAGCAGAGGACCTTCTATTCTCTAAGGAGAAACTGCATAAACAGCCACCGTGAAGAAGCTCTCGGGAGCTGTTTTGAGCTCCGTTATAAGGTTTAAAACTAGGGCTGTGTGAGTTAACtctttattatcgcgttaattcgTTAATTGattaacgtcgataaatattttatcgcgcattaaagcagggctcagtaatacggggtttgtttaccatgcaatacacaccccaaagcggtagggggagctccgtagaaaataggcaacagtctagccagactgtcataaacccaccagaggcaatttacggtttatttttcaagacactggcagagagttggagaagacgacggaggtTCGCGATGTCTTCAAAGGTATGTCGTAAAAGTAATTATCAAAGCAGTATAAAAGCAAAGAATGAATTGTAAACCATATGTGCATGtttggctcggctcagagccctttatgacctgccgtgaagcagtagttctcggctctcgtgtgtcacaagacttccagagctaaacaaagcatgcggcgccacaggcaaagttgcaagcgctgtttcgggctcgggccaccagatggagatggaaatgtcaccgttttcatcggaacgggtcagccaagctatctaatgattgccaagcaattttatgaccatgaaaaagttgcatagcatgtctttaactcaggttttctttttttcttttaaaaaaaaagaaattattttctttgggcttttgtgcctttaatggaaagttcagagagacaggaagcagggggcagagagagggggaacaacatgcagcacagggccttccgatgcgggactcaaaccggggccagctgcagcgaggactgtagcctctgtacatggggcgcctgctcaacccactacgccacggaccaggttgaccacccctgttttattaattattttattttgtaaaagtctgttgctcacaggcttttattttgtaaaagtctgctgctcacaggcttttattttgtaaaagtatgccgctcacaggcttttattttgtaaaggtctgttgctcacaggcttttattttgtaaaagtctgttgctcacaggcttttattttgtaaaagtatgccgctcacaggcttttattttgtaaaggtctgttgctcacaggcttttattttggaaaagtctgttgctcacaggcttttattttgtaaaggtctgttgctcacaggcttttattttgtaaaagtctgttgctcacaggcttttattttgtaaaagtctgttgctcacaggcttttattttgtaaaagtctgttgctcacaggcttttattttgtaaaagtctgttgctcacaggcttttattttgtaaaagtattttgctcacaggcttttattttgtaaaagtctgttgctcacaggcttttattttgtaaaagtctgctgctgtctgctgtggaacaggcttttattctgtaaaagtctgttgctcacaggcttttattttgtaaaagtctgctgctgtctgctgtggaacaggcttttattttgtaaaagtctgttgctcacaggcttttattttgtaaaagtctgctgctcacaggcttttattttgtaaaagtctgttgctcacaggcttttattttgtaaaagtctgctgctgtctgctgtggaacaggcttttattctgtaaaagtctgttgctcacaggcttttattttgtaaaagtctgttgctcacaggcttttattttgtaaaagtctgctgctcacaggcttttattttgtaaaagtctgttgctcacaggcttttattctgtaaaagtctgttgctcacaggcttttattctgtaaaagtctgttgctcacaggcttttattctgtaaaagtctgctgctgtctgctgtggaacaggaaaagaaagtaatcggcggatccaccaaacatggagaagggtacggaacttttactcggccattttcatgttaaagttcttccagacggcggagtggacagaaccaaagtcatctgtaaacactgccaagttgaattgtcttctcagcgtagtagttccagtctaaaatatcacttaaaggcaaaacacacaactgatagcagcaagtcattcaaggaaacagacagtggagcgaggcttctacataaaaactacagaaagatgctgatgttaaaagtgtgtttgcacaacatgTTATGGCATGTTATCGCTCTGCCCTCCATCCAGCTCGTCTCGATCGAAGCGTTCTGTAAATGAATGTAATTTGATTTGTGATGAATCCCAGCAGGATGACTTTTGTTTGCCGCTGAGCAGCGTGAAGCATGAACTGTTGTGTTCTGTTGTCTGAAGCTTTCAGTGAAAATTTATCTGACGCTGAACTGCGTCTGTGCCTCTCATTGATCGTCTCTAAACGATTTATCAGTCCAGTTCTTCCAGATCATCTTAGGAGTTTTAATCTGATTGTTTACCATGTTTCATCGGTTTAATGTAACGTATCCCACGGTGTCGGTTCTGTTTGGGGCACAAATTGTTTTCTCATCATGAGCTCAGCTGGATGATTGAAATCTGATGGATCTGACTGCACAGAGGAAAGCTTGCTGGTCCCGAGGTCGTGTTTTAATCTTTTATGTTTTACCACGAAGCCAAGAGGAAGCAGCACGAGCGAACTTACAAACTATGAAGCAGGATTAATATTTGCAGTTTAACCCTTGCACGGTCTTCACTTTTGGGACCCTCTGGTGTCCCTCGGGTCAAAGTGACCCGGGACATATTTGgggatttaaaaacaattctAACATAAAATTTTACTTCATAAACCATTAGCATATATTGTCTTTATCTCAATTTCAAACAACTGAGATAACATATAtgtttaaccctttgtgcgttcttaacattctgtttactgagccgccctaccaaagccccaaaataaagcaacttaattgaattttaaatccaaaatctatttagtatgatgaaaccacctgttatttatctattcaactcaattcaatacattttttatcatgtattttttgttacacaatacaaaacgactatcaccagttttcaggattacactttttttttttttttaaccacaaaccaactgtcagctggaccaacagttttcttgttttctcagttttcttttacataataaaggtttattattgctattatatagtttcaacaatttttattgatttttcccaatgaATTATCGAAtagacacacagacagcaataataataatgaaataaaataagtaatagtaatatacagtatatatttaaaaaggataaataaaataaataaatgtgtaataaaaataataacaatagtagtaataataatgataataagggTAAAATAGAGTAAAGTAAGAttaattaaaagataaaataaaataaataaatgaataagtaaataaataaagtaaataataataataatagtttggagagggaaggggggggggggttaatgctattatataaatgtgaagtaattacttctgaattaattatattgaaagggaaaaaaacagtgaacttttttctgtgtttaaatgtttttataattcacgggtcagaaatgacccataagacaatctttgtaccctagtggtgtacagcccacatggaaacataaacaaaaataaagtctgactttttctaatgatggggcccctttaggaaaagttggaaaaagatagtttagggtgttttttctgcagctgaacatggtggtggctcactttggacccgcaggacaacaggagggttaaagtaTACAATCAGTCTCTGCTGGTACACAATTAACAATGGAAGCGCGACTACTCTTTTTGTCATCAGGTTATAACTGATGTTAAAATCCACTATACTCAGTACTTGGGTGTCATAAATCATGCTCATCTTGGAGAATACATGGAAGCTTTTCAAAGACATTGTGGCTCTAAAAATTGCTCTCCCTGCCTCAGCATCCCACAGACTTCCAGTCGACTCCCCTCTGGACCTGTAGACACCAGCAAGGATGAGGATGCCAAAAGGATGCAAAAGTAGGCATGCAGATGCATGATGTCTATCCCTTTCCACTGGTCACATGGGACAAAGACCAATAAATTTGGTCCACAGGACCACATATCGTGGTTGCTTGGAGCTACGCTCACCGCTTGTTGTGAACAAGCCGGCTGTAGGGGATGGATTTGGGTTCTGGCTAATCAATGAGCTGGGTTTTCTTCTtccttgtgctttttttctttctggtgATGCTAATTTCATGCTAATTTGCTAATGTTCCCTCTTTCTTATTTGGAACCTTAAAGGTTCAACCTTCAGTTGGAAATGCTTCGACGTCCACTGGGTTGGAAGGGAGTTGCTACGGTTACTGGAGGAGTTGAAGTATCTCAGGGTCTTCTTCAAGGAGACTCCCCGGTGGTCATGATGAAAAGGCAGCCGAGTCTGAAGACCAAGCTGTTGATCTAAACCCTCAGGTGCAGATGTTCAACTATAAATTGTTTAACACTTATCCTATTAAAGAGGATTAAGACCCGATTCTAAATGACATACTGTACCAGTTCCAGTGTTTAAAGGGCATTTCCTGTCTTCACGGCTTAATAAACTATGATTATTATCCTCAAAACTGAGCCTGGCGAGTTCGTGGAACAGACTGAGACATCTTGATGCTGCTTCAAAGACGTGGATGCTAATTAAAATGCCGTGTGACTAAGCGGCAGGACCTCGAGGGAAGAGATGTCGCATCAAAGAATGAAGAATCAAGCAAATGATATCATTTGTTTGACACTGTTTTGACCTACTTTTAAAGATGAGCTAACACTTGCTATCATACCGTGTCTCACACAGAAAATATCAAACCCGGGTGGCTGgagttttacatttttatttcgtGTAAACAAGGTGACAGAAATTTAAACCCATCAGAAAGCAGACGAGCCGCATGCCCGCTTCAGACCCTTTTAAAGCCCGAGCAGGCCTCAGACCATCTCAGGTGGAAAGGTTTATTAAAAGGGTTTGAAAAAGGGTTGGATCCACTTTTGTCTGGTAATGCAATGTTGTACCTGAGATGATAAACAGATTGCTGAAAACTTCAAAacaaaagatggatggatgtctgattaagaaagaaaaagaacagaacATGAGAGGTAATCATTTCTAAAGTGCACGGACAAAACTACAGGAAGTGTGATGcttaaagcaaagaaatggggATGTGATCAGGGCTAGAGGTTCCACAGATCTGAATCAGACGTGGACAGAAGCTTAAATTCATCCGTTCTGAAGCACCACTTAGTATTTTCATCATTTATAACAGCATCAAGGCCTGAGGAGCCTTCAGTCCCACTCAGCTGAACCGgtttagtgttagtgttagtttTTAACCCAACAGTTAAAACTCATTTGGACATTTAGCACTATTAAATATCGTGAAGATTCTATTTTCAACACTTTTCTTTACTGAAACTTAAATatgtttaaatttaaaaatctACCTCACTGAGTGTTTTCTtactttttcccttttatttatTACACCAAACCCATTGGAGCTGCTATCTTTGGTAAGAGCTTTACCTTCAAACACGCTATATTTCAGCCATCTTTGGGAGGATGGATGGTATCCTCGTCACGATGTTCCGACACCTTTGTGCCTCCGACACCTTTCTGGTGCTTTGGCTTGGTGCTAAAGCTGAAGGCTGTTTGAGAACCACCGACCTTATCATTGAAATGGCTGACTGCTCTAATATCAGACACATCTGGAGGCACCAACTGTCACACGTGGAAGTGTTGATGGCCCCGACCTTCGCACGCTTCACCAGCAGAGATCTGAGCTCTGTGGTCCGCCTGTCACATGCGATCAGCACCTGGGAGACGGGCTGCGTCTTCTATCATTCACATTATTCACTTTTACATAAAGAAAGTCTGTCAATCAAAGCTTCCCACAACTTGAAATCTCCTGACATAGAGTTGCGTAGCTGCATTGTTGGCACAGTCGGAGCCGTAAGAAAAGTACCTGCAGCTAATGCTTCCAGGGGTTTGGTTCTCTACAGTATCAGATGTGAGGTACAACTCCAAGAAAAGGATCTTAGGGACCCCCACGCTGTGCAATCAGGCTTTCCTTATCCCATCCATCCCATCCCTCGATGGATAATTCGGAGGTACACGGTCTGTGGCCATCCTCTCCATTCATACAACACCTCGGACACAGACCCACTGACGTCTGAAATACAACAGCTGATGATGACTGTAGCTATGACACCGTTGGACATTCTCACATTTCTTGGTGCTCCTCACTCAGGATGGAGCACAGGTGAGGTTTGGCTTAGCTAGCAGCTGTTACGGCCCACGTATCTTCACTCTTTATGCGCGTTTACTGACGTCAATGATTGTTGAGATAACCGAGCCGCCGGCAGAGGATCTCGAATATCTCAGCGATGCAGAGAAGTATGGTGATCACAGTGAAGGTGTACATGGCGCTGAGGAAGATGGTTTTCTCAAAGTGTTCGGGCACCATGCACTTGGTCACATTAAAGGTCTTTTCCAAAGCGCTGGCATCACACGTGTACAGTGGCTCCACCTGCAGGAGAGAAAGACAAACGTAAACTTTACAGTCCTTAGGTTCCGCTGCAGGTGGGATGCTAATCAGCACCTGCTAGCTGCTAACCAGCACCTGCTAGCTGCTAACCAGCACCTGCTAGCTGCACCTCTCTGCAGGGTCCCAACACGAAACGATGGGCAGACTCGATTAATAATTATGGGTGCCAAAgccgaaggcattagacacacatattactctTGTGTATACTTAATATTATTTTCCCGTTTCCATCATGAATTTCGACGGCCTACTAGTCTAGCACGTTTGTTCTCATCAGTCGAAAGGAATTctggcaaaatgggaaaaaatgggaaaattgtggatgggaaaatgcattggaaAGCTCTTAACGTGGGCAAAATGCcctattttagaggccttataactcagccataaagcataacacagatctcattcaaagtttatatatgacaggagactctcggctttaactgaactaaagggtttgttgatacattatacagctttgacataACGGATGTTTTTACGATgttttaggaagactacatctcAGCCGAGGTGTCTCTCCCACATAAATCCCCACTCTATTttcgatactgcaccaattactcgaacaaatgtctctcatgtccaaaatatctgcccgaaAATGGACAAATTTTACCTAAAAACttaggcatttttgtcctctttcacctaaagtcacactcattgagctctgccacacatatttcttacatattgcctctgagcccagaggtcgcctctccatttccattataaaggcCTAAAGTCATAAAATCAATGtgtaaaaatcattttaaaactgccataaaaaacgagccacacatagtagccgaatgaaaattacaccgctggcttctgccgtctcttggggcgctgacggttcaagaattattcggatacgacttttacttttcgaacagcgtTTCGAACAGTTTGATCGAGACAGTCGAGTGCAGGCAAAATTATAGTctaattttaagaagccatagtgagcgtacatgtcagagacagacgagccgcacctgctcctgttaccggggcaacgccttgttagcttgctctgttctaagactgctgatgagggcagagccaagatggctgccctgttataacagcttcatgttataaatctgatctgcttttctcctttaaactgatagtgagaggaagtttgaaaatacccacaatgcaatgggaaaatgcattttttatcatattgtctgaaaacctcctcacgaccccattgcacccactaaaatagaatgtttggaaaaaaaatattatattttagtccattgtagagagTGTAGCAAgtggaaatgtctgaccaatagaagtaatgatgagagttacttctattggattctgacacgccaatcaaccgtcagcccccctcccccctcccccctgcgcgttcacagactcgtgactcgttcatgtgttttgaaggcgtggtttcgaggggtgggctgaagggagaggcaaggttgtgttttttcaaaaatatagcttgcaggaaccgtttttccaagatctcataccccacctttaacgagccaaaaatgccaaaaaatgccctattttggaggcctcataactcagccatacaacatcacagagacatcattcaaagtttatatgtgacagaaCACTCTtaacttcaactaaactaaacattttgttgatagggcgggcggtagattggcacccatccagATTTTGGTGATTTGGACGCTTCCTCAGcgatctcctttaggaaacaccggcTGAGTTTACGAGTACCTGCAGagttaaaaccattaaaaagctTTAACACACCTGGAATCCAAAGAGATGGCTTTGCAGCCAGAAGGCGATGACTTCCAGAATGATGCGTAGAAGAACGGAAATGATGTAGAAGACGGTGTAGACGGGTCGTTCGAGGATCTCCTCTTGGTCGATGTTCTTACAGGCGGCGTAGAGGTGGAAAACCGCCCCAGGAAACAGAACAGTTACCAGCTGTAAGGCCCAGAAGACCTGCAGAGGACAGGGAAAAGGTTAGGAGAGAGACTGTGGAGGGTGACTGAACATTTACAGGAATAAATGAGTGAAAGAGGAAGTCAGAGAGGAGGGCATCTATTCCCTCGTTATGGCTTGTCACGCTGGTTTTAAAGTGGCCATTTAGTTTGTGcacaaaaatggaaaatagaatttatgtctcgggaaacTGGGGCTGGCAGGCGTCCAGTCGAGTGCAATGATGATAAATCTCTCCCAAATTACAAAAATAGAGCAAACTGTTCATGCTGATGGCCATCCGAGTCGAGTTCTGACTGCAAATGGAAGCGCTCAGTGTCTGCTGGAAGCTCAGTTTGaagcaggaaaaacaaagactgtCGGTGCATCATGGATACATGTGCTTTataacaccctaaccctaacagctCAGTGGCTGGACGCCTTCATTCGTTTGTCTTCTACACCAAACAGATCATGAACCAGCTGATGTATCGCCATCATCGTGCGTTTGTACCACCGGGAAGGAAAGAATCCTCAGTTTTTGAGTCCAGAACGTCGCTGAACCTCGACCCGAGCAGATCATTtacctccttaaagggatagttcgcctcttctgacatgaagctgctgtgcagaccgaagtgcagagcgagcagtccctgcttccgagcagcaaacactgtaacaggcgcggctgtcggcaggcggcagcaggcagtgatacgaagggagagaaaatagggccaagagattgtgagctctgactttttcctggagaaccattttgtgatgcaaatgtattactctgttgagcgcatattgttctgagaagcaaaacgctttattttttaaaccccagccaactagccggactaccttcatcaacaccaaaacgaggctggaactctgctcacaggacgcagcagggggtaagaagatgttcagaaatgatgctgctgatatgggatgttacacagcttcatgtcagaagaggcgaactgtccctttaaagtgatagtaggctgactttgttattgccttaatgtgtttttccaaatttaggtctgagtccatcactacacccagatttctggcctggttggtagtttctggGTGTATAGATTGAGCTGTGGTGTACCCCAAGGTTCGATATTAGCACCTGTTCTTTTTGCCCTGTACATGCTCCCCATGGTTCCATTTTTAAAAGGCACAAAGTCCTTTTGTGAGGTGTTATGGGTCTCAACtggttgtttctctttggtgtggtTCCACCTGAGGTGTTACGGGTCTCAACCggttgtttctctttggtgtggtTTGGTCCCACCTGAGGTGTTATGGGTCTGAACtggttgtttctctttggtgtggtTTGGTCCCACCTGAGGTGTTATGGGTCTGAACtggttgtttctctttggtgtggtTTGGTCCCACCTGAGGTGTTATGGGTCTGAACtggttgtttctctttggtgtggtTTGGTCCCACCTGAGGTGTTATGGGTCTGAACtggttgtttctctttggtgtggtTTGGTCCCACCTGAGGTGTTATGGGTCTGAACTGGTTGTTTCTCTGTGGTTTGGTCCCACCTGAGGTGTTATGGGTCTGAACCGGTTGTTTCTCTGTGGTTTGGTCCCACCTGAGGTGTTATGGGTCTGAACTGGTTGTTTCTCTGTGGTTTGGTCCCACCTGAGGTGTTATGGGTCTGAACtggttgtgtctctttggtgtggtTTGGTCCCACCTGAGGTGTTATGGGTCTGAACtggttgtgtctctttggtgtggtTTGGTCCCACCTGAGGTGTAATGGGTCTGAACtggttgtgtctctttggtgtggtTTGGTCCCACCTGAGGTGTTATGGGTCTGAACtggttgtgtctctttggtgtggtTTGGTCCCACCTGAGGTGTTATGGGTCTGAACtggttgtttctctttggtgtggtTTGGTCCCACCTGAGGTGTTATGGGTCTGAACtggttgtgtctctttggtgtggtTTGGTCCCACCTGAGGTGTTATGGGTCTGAACtggttgtttctctttggtgtggtTTGGTCCCACCTGAGGTGTTATGGGTCTGAACtggttgtgtctctttggtgtggtTTGGTCCCACCTGAGGTGTTATGGGTCTGAACTGGTTGTCTCTCTTTGGTTTGGTCCCACCTGAGGTGTTATGGGTCTGAACtggttgtttctctttggtgtggtTTGGTCCCACCTGAGGTGTTATGGGTCTGAACtggttgtttctctttggtgtggtTTGGTCCCACCTGAGGTGTTATGGGTCTGAACtggttgtttctctttggtgtggtTTGGTCCCACCTGAGGTGTTACGGGTCTGAACtggttgtgtctctttggtgtggtCCCACCTGAGGTGTTATGGGTCTGAACtggttgtttctctttggtgtggtTTGGTCCCACCTGAGGTGTTATGGGTCTGAACtggttgtttctctttggtgtggtCCCACCTGAGGTGTTACGGGTCTGAACtggttgtttctctttggtttGGTCCCACCTGAGGTGTTACGGGTCTGAACtggttgtttctctttggtttGGTCCCACCTGAGGTGTTACGGGTCTGAACtggttgtttctctttggtgtggtTTGGTCCCACCTGAGGTGTTATGGGTCTGAACt is part of the Odontesthes bonariensis isolate fOdoBon6 chromosome 24, fOdoBon6.hap1, whole genome shotgun sequence genome and harbors:
- the gje1a gene encoding gap junction epsilon-1 protein, translating into MSLNYIRNFYEGCLRPPTVIGQFHTLFFGSVRMFFLGVLGFAVYGNEALHFSCDPDRRELNLFCYNQFRPITPQVFWALQLVTVLFPGAVFHLYAACKNIDQEEILERPVYTVFYIISVLLRIILEVIAFWLQSHLFGFQVEPLYTCDASALEKTFNVTKCMVPEHFEKTIFLSAMYTFTVITILLCIAEIFEILCRRLGYLNNH